A genomic window from Salvia hispanica cultivar TCC Black 2014 chromosome 5, UniMelb_Shisp_WGS_1.0, whole genome shotgun sequence includes:
- the LOC125187841 gene encoding auxin-induced protein 15A-like, with amino-acid sequence MAIRQILRRSLSSERRSAEVPKGHVAVYVGDNEKKRFVIPVVYLNHPSFQELLYQAEEEFGFNHPMGGLTIPCSEDLFVDVISGLSRR; translated from the coding sequence ATGGCCATTCGCCAGATTCTCAGACGGTCATTGTCTAGTGAAAGAAGGTCGGCTGAAGTTCCAAAGGGGCATGTTGCAGTCTATGTCGGTGATAATGAAAAGAAGCGCTTTGTGATTCCAGTCGTGTACTTGAACCATCCTTCGTTTCAAGAATTGCTTTATCAAGCGGAGGAAGAATTCGGGTTCAATCACCCGATGGGTGGCCTCACCATCCCTTGCAGCGAGGATTTATTTGTGGATGTCATCTCTGGTTTGAGTAGGAGATGA
- the LOC125190827 gene encoding auxin-induced protein 15A-like — MAIRQILRRSFSNERRLAEVPKGHVAVYVGDNEKRRFVIPVAYLNHPSFQELLFQAEEEFGFNHPMGGLTIPCSEDLFVDLISGLSTR; from the coding sequence ATGGCCATTCGCCAAATTCTGAGACGGTCTTTCTCCAATGAAAGAAGGTTAGCTGAAGTTCCAAAAGGGCATGTTGCCGTCTACGTTGGTGATAATGAAAAGAGGCGCTTTGTGATTCCAGTCGCATACTTGAACCATCCTTCGTTTCAAGAATTGTTGTTCCAAGCTGAGGAAGAATTTGGGTTTAATCACCCGATGGGTGGCCTCACCATCCCTTGTAGTGAGGACTTATTTGTAGATCTCATCTCCGGTTTGAGCACAAGATGA
- the LOC125189375 gene encoding auxin-induced protein 15A-like: protein MAIRQILRRSFSNERRSAEVPKGHVAIYAGDNEKKRFVIPVTYLNHPSFQELLCQAEEEFGFNHPMGGLTIPCSEDLFVDWIGQKNQIDAGAARAYASFVLLTVF, encoded by the exons ATGGCCATTCGGCAAATTTTGAGACGATCTTTCTCCAATGAAAGAAGGTCAGCCGAAGTTCCAAAAGGGCATGTTGCCATCTATGCCGGTGATAATGAAAAGAAGCGGTTTGTGATTCCAGTCACGTACTTGAACCATCCTTCATTTCAAGAACTGTTGTGCCAGGCTGAGGAAGAATTCGGGTTCAATCACCCGATGGGTGGACTCACCATACCTTGCAGTGAGGACTTATTT GTTGATTGGATTGGGCAAAAGAACCAAATAGATGCTGGTGCAGCCCGTGCTTATGCttcatttgttttgttaaCTGTTTTCTAA
- the LOC125187839 gene encoding auxin-induced protein 15A-like: MAIRQILRRSLSNERRSAEVPKGHVAVYVGDNEKKRFVIPVAYLNHPSFQELLFQAEEEFGFNHPIGGLTFPCSEDLFVDFISDLSRK, from the coding sequence ATGGCCATTCGTCAGATTCTAAGACGGTCTTTGTCCAATGAAAGAAGGTCAGCTGAAGTTCCAAAAGGCCATGTTGCCGTCTATGTTGGTGATAATGAAAAGAAGCGCTTTGTGATTCCAGTCGCATACTTGAACCATCCTTCGTTCCAAGAATTGCTGTTTCAAGCTGAGGAAGAATTCGGGTTCAATCACCCGATTGGCGGCCTCACCTTCCCTTGCAGCGAGGATTtatttgtagatttcatcTCTGATTTGAGCAGAAAATGA
- the LOC125187842 gene encoding auxin-induced protein 15A-like → MAIRQILRRSLSNERRSAEVPKGHVAVYVGDNEKKRFVIPVTYLNHPSFQELLCQAEEEFGFNHPMGGLTIPCSEDLFVDFISGLSRR, encoded by the coding sequence ATGGCCATTCGCCAGATTCTAAGACGTTCTTTATCCAACGAAAGAAGGTCGGCTGAAGTTCCAAAAGGCCATGTTGCAGTCTATGTCGGTGATAATGAAAAGAAGCGCTTTGTGATTCCAGTCACGTACTTGAACCATCCTTCATTTCAAGAACTGTTGTGCCAGGCTGAGGAAGAATTCGGGTTCAATCACCCGATGGGTGGACTCACCATCCCTTGCAGCGAGGACTtatttgtagatttcatcTCTGGTTTGAGCAGAAGATGA
- the LOC125187840 gene encoding auxin-induced protein 15A-like codes for MAIRQILRRSLSNERRSAEVPKGHVAVYVGDNEKKRFVIPVSYLNHPSFQELLYQAEEEFGFNHPMGGLTIPCSEDLFVDFIYGLSRR; via the coding sequence ATGGCCATTCGCCAGATTCTAAGACGTTCTTTGTCCAATGAAAGAAGGTCCGCTGAAGTTCCAAAAGGCCATGTTGCCGTCTATGTCGGTGATAATGAAAAGAAGCGCTTTGTGATTCCAGTCTCCTACTTGAACCATCCTTCGTTTCAAGAATTGCTTTATCAAGCGGAGGAAGAATTCGGGTTCAATCACCCGATGGGTGGCCTCACCATCCCTTGCAGCGAGGATTtatttgtagatttcatcTATGGTTTGAGCAGAAGATGA
- the LOC125187843 gene encoding auxin-induced protein 15A-like: MAIRQMMRRSLSSERRSAHVPKGHLAVYIGENEKRRFVIPLSYLNHSSFQELLSQAEEEFGFHHPMGGLTIPCREDLFNEVVSSLSR; encoded by the coding sequence ATGGCCATCCGACAGATGATGAGACGTTCTTTGTCTAGTGAAAGAAGATCAGCTCACGTCCCAAAGGGGCATCTTGCTGTTTATATCGGTGAGAATGAAAAAAGGCGCTTTGTCATTCCGTTGTCCTACTTGAACCACTCTTCGTTTCAAGAATTGCTGTCTCAAGCTGAGGAAGAATTCGGGTTCCATCACCCTATGGGCGGCCTCACCATCCCCTGCCGTGAGGACTTATTCAATGAAGTCGTCTCTAGCTTGAGCAGATGA
- the LOC125189374 gene encoding dirigent protein 4-like, whose translation MEKTIILSCILLVLSSCASTALSKSYWKSSTYKPVKLQKTRLHFFIHDILSGSNPSAVRIVGPPGQESNPIGFGSVYAIDDVLTEGPEIKSAVVGNAQGMYLSSSQGQIPSLVLYVDLAFTTGEFNGSSLSVFSRNPITENPREMAVVGGRGKFRRAQGTVFVKTYFLNNTNGDAILQYDVEVVHPRIHT comes from the coding sequence atggagaaaacaataattttgtCCTGCATTCTTCTTGTCCTCTCCTCATGCGCAAGCACAGCCCTCTCAAAGTCCTACTGGAAAAGCTCAACGTACAAGCCCGTCAAGCTGCAGAAAACACGCCTCCATTTCTTCATCCACGATATCCTAAGCGGATCCAACCCGTCCGCGGTCCGTATCGTCGGCCCACCCGGGCAGGAGAGCAATCCGATTGGCTTCGGGTCCGTGTACGCCATCGACGACGTTCTGACGGAGGGGCCGGAGATCAAGTCGGCGGTGGTTGGAAACGCTCAGGGGATGTATCTGTCTTCGAGCCAGGGACAGATTCCATCGTTGGTGTTGTACGTGGATCTCGCATTCACCACGGGGGAGTTCAACGGGAGCTCGTTGAGCGTGTTCTCGAGGAATCCGATAACGGAGAATCCCCGTGAGATGGCGGTGGTTGGAGGAAGAGGAAAGTTCAGGAGGGCTCAAGGGACTGTTTTTGTCAAGACTTATTTCTTGAACAATACTAATGGAGATGCTATTCTCCAGTATGATGTCGAGGTTGTTCATCCTCGAATACATACCTAG
- the LOC125190829 gene encoding auxin-induced protein 15A-like, with the protein MAIRQILRRSLSNERRSAEVPKGHAAVYVGDNEKKRFVIPVVYLNHPSFQELLYQAEEEFGFNHPMGGLTIPCSEDLFVDFISGLSRR; encoded by the coding sequence ATGGCCATTCGCCAGATTCTAAGACGTTCTTTGTCCAATGAAAGAAGGTCCGCTGAAGTTCCAAAAGGCCATGCTGCAGTCTATGTCGGTGATAATGAAAAGAAGCGCTTTGTGATTCCAGTCGTGTACTTGAACCATCCTTCGTTTCAAGAATTGCTTTATCAAGCGGAGGAAGAATTCGGGTTCAATCACCCGATGGGTGGCCTCACCATCCCTTGCAGCGAGGATTTATTTGTAGATTTCATTTCTGGTTTGAGCAGAAGATGA
- the LOC125187838 gene encoding auxin-induced protein 15A-like, translating to MAIRQILRRSLSNERRSAEVPKGHVAVYVGDNEKKRFVIPVAYLNHPSFQELLFQAEEEFGFHHPMGGLTIPCSEDLFVDFISCLSRR from the coding sequence ATGGCCATTCGCCAGATTCTAAGACGTTCTTTGTCCAATGAAAGAAGGTCCGCTGAAGTTCCAAAAGGCCATGTTGCTGTCTATGTTGGTGATAATGAAAAGAAGCGCTTTGTGATTCCAGTTGCCTACTTGAACCATCCTTCATTTCAAGAACTATTGTTTCAAGCTGAGGAAGAATTCGGGTTCCATCACCCAATGGGTGGCCTCACCATCCCTTGCAGCGAGGACTtatttgtagatttcatcTCGTGTTTGAGCAGAAGATGA